A window from uncultured Desulfobacter sp. encodes these proteins:
- a CDS encoding GPW/gp25 family protein, with product MTQTTPAKKNKNIPGAPLGWPLLPVPDKGTLAYPALEDSIKQSIRIILLTRPGEQLMRPRFGAGLSNFLHLPNTLETRRQIQETVFKSLAQWESRMVVLRVEVWEDRETPEAVRIEIAYKIRRTREEVTTTVKLNLGS from the coding sequence ATGACACAGACAACGCCCGCGAAAAAAAACAAAAACATTCCCGGCGCACCCTTAGGCTGGCCCCTGCTTCCGGTGCCGGATAAGGGGACGCTGGCCTACCCCGCTCTGGAGGACAGCATAAAGCAGTCCATCCGCATCATCCTGCTGACCCGGCCCGGCGAGCAGCTGATGCGTCCCCGGTTCGGCGCGGGATTGTCAAATTTTCTGCACCTGCCCAACACCCTGGAAACCCGACGGCAGATCCAGGAAACGGTATTCAAGTCCCTGGCCCAATGGGAGAGTCGCATGGTGGTGCTCCGGGTGGAGGTATGGGAAGACCGGGAGACACCGGAGGCGGTTCGCATTGAGATTGCCTATAAAATCAGGCGGACCCGGGAAGAGGTAACAACAACGGTTAAACTGAATTTGGGAAGCTGA
- a CDS encoding putative baseplate assembly protein yields MPIPKYRLDDRNFDDLVKELVARIPSHTPEWTNPQVGDPGMTLIDLFAWLGDTLLYRVNLLPERQRLEFLRLLNIPMRPALAATGLVTLEVTSKERVTPVVVPQYTRIKGSVEFETTREITVMPFSGKVYIKRRPSEQEEEVVASIKEELEKVYDIGTGNAEQYITTPMFHDPDQTGAGLDVVKDTVDQSLWIALLAADEDPSLVERVRQSLNPDAHGFKMIQIGIEPRLKIPEFDQYVQQAVTMADYWQWDMPSSRNDDDDLAYTIPYLPLEIYDDTTDGFVKQGIVQLKLPSSTQICLPENNVDENIYAGTGNHPPRIDDEAVAKRLVTWIRLSPRQQSESLALDWVGINAVRIDQFKTVRNVILATADGTSDLTLPLPGTSVQESSFKLQVEEKGVGYKRWQSLPLHMAGRTDTVFELDSEAGTITFGDGLRGAVPEAGARIRLEQMRFGGGIKGNMGAGNLTDISHPDLGVVQAIPTRGGMDAETLDEAEKRIPSVLKHCDRAVTRDDYKQIASKTPGIELGRVEVLPQFKPQQKLFDIIGVMSVMVLPKGDSHRPPNPRPDRNILARVHHHVDERRPIGVELYVIGAEYIPLGLGVSVTLGEGVARQQTFQNIKTALYEFLWPLSPGGHGKTGWPLGRMVDNQELAVMVARVSGVLTVEGVNLFKQNSEKQWELVEGGTEQRMSLSAWQLPELLDVVVIEDEEPVTDLEEALGKQGSSLGDWDQTDTGKKIAIPVVPEICK; encoded by the coding sequence ATGCCTATTCCGAAATATCGACTGGATGACAGAAATTTCGACGACCTGGTCAAAGAGCTGGTGGCACGGATACCGTCCCACACGCCCGAATGGACCAATCCCCAGGTCGGTGATCCGGGAATGACCCTGATTGATCTGTTCGCATGGCTGGGGGATACCCTGCTCTACCGGGTGAACCTGCTGCCCGAACGCCAGCGCCTTGAGTTTTTGCGCCTGCTCAACATTCCCATGCGGCCGGCCCTGGCCGCCACCGGTCTTGTCACCCTTGAAGTGACCAGCAAGGAGAGAGTCACCCCCGTGGTAGTCCCCCAATACACCAGGATCAAAGGCAGTGTGGAGTTTGAGACCACCCGGGAGATTACGGTGATGCCGTTCTCCGGAAAGGTTTATATCAAGCGTCGGCCCTCGGAACAGGAAGAAGAGGTGGTCGCCTCCATCAAAGAAGAGCTGGAAAAGGTCTATGACATCGGAACCGGTAATGCCGAGCAGTACATTACCACGCCCATGTTCCATGATCCGGATCAAACAGGGGCCGGGCTTGACGTGGTCAAGGATACCGTTGATCAGTCCCTGTGGATCGCGCTGCTGGCGGCAGATGAAGATCCAAGCCTGGTAGAGCGGGTAAGGCAATCCCTGAACCCGGATGCGCATGGATTTAAGATGATCCAGATCGGCATTGAACCCCGGCTGAAAATCCCCGAATTTGATCAATATGTGCAGCAGGCCGTGACCATGGCCGATTACTGGCAATGGGACATGCCGTCCAGCCGGAATGATGACGATGATCTGGCCTACACCATCCCCTATCTTCCCCTGGAAATATACGATGACACCACCGACGGATTCGTTAAGCAGGGGATTGTTCAGCTCAAACTGCCCTCCTCCACCCAGATTTGCCTGCCGGAAAACAACGTGGATGAAAACATCTATGCCGGTACGGGCAACCATCCGCCCCGGATCGACGACGAAGCCGTTGCCAAACGCCTGGTCACCTGGATCAGGCTCAGCCCCCGGCAGCAGAGCGAAAGCCTGGCCCTGGACTGGGTGGGGATCAATGCCGTGAGAATCGACCAGTTTAAAACCGTCCGGAACGTGATTTTAGCGACCGCAGACGGCACTTCGGATTTGACCCTGCCCCTGCCCGGCACATCGGTGCAGGAATCGAGTTTCAAACTCCAGGTTGAGGAGAAAGGGGTGGGATACAAACGCTGGCAATCCCTGCCCCTGCACATGGCCGGCCGCACCGATACGGTGTTTGAACTGGACAGCGAGGCCGGAACCATCACCTTTGGAGACGGTCTTCGCGGAGCGGTGCCCGAAGCCGGTGCCCGGATCAGACTGGAACAGATGCGATTTGGCGGCGGGATAAAAGGCAATATGGGGGCGGGCAACCTGACAGATATCAGCCATCCGGACCTCGGCGTGGTCCAGGCGATTCCCACCCGGGGCGGCATGGATGCCGAAACACTGGATGAGGCGGAAAAGCGGATACCGTCCGTATTAAAACATTGTGACCGGGCCGTGACCAGAGACGATTACAAACAGATCGCGTCGAAAACGCCGGGGATTGAACTGGGCCGGGTGGAGGTACTTCCCCAATTCAAACCCCAACAGAAATTATTTGATATTATCGGCGTGATGAGTGTCATGGTGCTGCCCAAGGGGGATTCCCACCGGCCGCCCAACCCCAGGCCCGACCGTAATATCCTGGCCCGGGTCCACCACCATGTAGATGAACGGCGGCCCATCGGGGTGGAACTCTACGTGATCGGGGCCGAGTATATCCCCCTGGGATTGGGTGTATCCGTGACCCTCGGAGAGGGCGTTGCCCGGCAGCAGACATTTCAGAACATCAAAACCGCCCTGTATGAATTTCTCTGGCCCTTGTCACCCGGCGGCCACGGTAAAACCGGCTGGCCCCTGGGCCGCATGGTGGACAACCAGGAACTGGCCGTAATGGTGGCCCGAGTATCCGGGGTGCTTACGGTGGAGGGGGTGAACCTGTTCAAACAAAATAGCGAAAAACAATGGGAGCTGGTGGAAGGCGGAACCGAACAGCGCATGTCCCTGTCGGCCTGGCAGCTGCCCGAGCTTTTGGATGTGGTGGTCATTGAAGACGAAGAACCCGTCACCGACCTGGAAGAGGCATTAGGGAAACAAGGCAGCAGTTTAGGAGATTGGGACCAGACGGACACAGGTAAAAAAATCGCCATCCCGGTGGTGCCGGAGATTTGTAAATGA
- a CDS encoding phage tail protein, with the protein MSNQRTSPYSAFNFLVEFNGQDISAGFSEVTGLGAEITMAEYRNGNDKENQVRKIPNISKVSDVTLKRGIIKSKDLWDWLNLTRREGWTAQRNVTITMMDEANQNAVMRWTLQNTVPIKYTGPTLNAKGGSDVAMEELVLSAEGIQYAEG; encoded by the coding sequence ATGTCAAATCAACGAACATCACCATACAGCGCGTTTAATTTTCTGGTCGAATTTAACGGCCAGGATATTTCAGCGGGTTTTTCCGAGGTGACCGGGTTGGGCGCGGAAATCACCATGGCCGAATACAGAAACGGGAATGATAAGGAAAATCAGGTCCGCAAAATCCCCAACATCAGCAAGGTCAGCGACGTAACCCTGAAGCGGGGCATCATCAAATCCAAGGACTTGTGGGACTGGCTCAACCTTACCCGCAGGGAGGGCTGGACCGCCCAGCGCAACGTCACCATCACCATGATGGACGAGGCCAACCAGAACGCCGTCATGCGCTGGACCCTGCAAAATACCGTGCCCATTAAATACACCGGCCCCACCCTGAATGCCAAGGGCGGATCGGATGTGGCCATGGAGGAACTGGTGCTTTCCGCCGAAGGCATTCAGTACGCCGAAGGGTAA
- a CDS encoding phage baseplate assembly protein V, protein MSAPLQHNGLNQDLHLAKVTAVNDPEQLNRVQIRLLSHSSAEQQDGTLWARVAVPCAGGNKGAFFIPDVDDEVVVSFINGDSRYPIVLGSLWNGNDQAPETLGGSGDAVDRWTLVGKAGTRIAIEEETSAQATIKFTTPGGTSGELTDAGGGKIEFSTAGTTVTINSQGVTVNTPLEVTVQATQVTVSAAQVRVDAPMSTFSGVVQAQTVITNSVISASYTPGAGNIW, encoded by the coding sequence ATGTCGGCACCGCTGCAACACAACGGACTGAATCAGGATCTGCATCTGGCCAAGGTCACCGCCGTGAACGACCCCGAACAGTTAAATCGCGTCCAGATCAGGCTGCTCTCCCATTCCAGTGCCGAACAACAGGACGGCACCCTCTGGGCCAGGGTGGCGGTTCCCTGCGCCGGGGGCAACAAGGGGGCGTTTTTCATTCCCGATGTGGATGACGAGGTGGTGGTCTCCTTTATCAACGGAGACAGCCGCTATCCCATCGTTCTGGGATCGTTGTGGAACGGCAATGACCAGGCGCCCGAGACCCTGGGGGGCAGCGGGGATGCCGTGGATCGCTGGACCCTGGTGGGCAAGGCCGGCACACGCATTGCCATTGAAGAAGAGACTTCGGCCCAGGCCACCATCAAATTCACCACGCCGGGCGGAACCAGCGGAGAACTCACCGACGCCGGGGGCGGAAAAATTGAATTCAGCACGGCCGGCACCACGGTAACCATTAACTCCCAGGGGGTTACGGTGAACACCCCCCTGGAAGTGACAGTCCAGGCCACCCAGGTAACGGTGTCCGCAGCCCAGGTCCGGGTGGATGCGCCCATGTCCACATTCAGCGGGGTGGTCCAGGCCCAGACCGTAATCACCAACAGCGTGATCAGTGCATCGTATACACCGGGGGCGGGAAACATATGGTAA
- a CDS encoding phage tail protein, with product MIDVNRQKFWMLSEPSQFDLGDPPGSVAWCSKKAHPVLRMKRSRILEHLPQNRTQARLLSNQLPSTVDAYGTWAYVEDEQPHVILGGGVFPDPIEIVTLAETERVVDMSMNPEGVLYVISRDETNVSTVYMINLTGSIHDGKNAFLQDEEIAEDTRMVSVRFPLGDEQPDRIVALASGGALLLDREHHTFWQIVGKPVREQPLALYPPETPRPCADGPLPQELIDRPDLVLPEGFEAVDMAASPEGGTAILLFPPEADADNPAAVVLISGKTMGARLYLEGVSAPFSIGWVGEETWAVLCEDQKEAFGFTLPFLTQTPDEPVRVSGYRYPLNWGKSNSLKNARLCNGLSQPVDYPSTDKQGRFVIRPLYPLSFPSYPARVTVSATHIIDSGEPHTVWHRLLLEAHLPKGTGVVVHVAASENREDVENAPEQFDHYFGAAPGPRDAPRGTWISETSEVPFFPGLLADPPKNGRAGIFGVLIQRSGYEIRSLKGRYFKVAMTLTGGGQATPEIAALRIYYPRFSYLDRYLPELYRQTDVRQRAQIKGAASGSDFLQRFLCLFEGVLTDMENRVAAAHMLTNPTSAPAQALEWLGQWVAVSGAAILPEERKRLLIGEATALYRKRGTLKGLARILKLATGLEGNFVLLEDFRLRRTFATILGRDFDVENDPLLMAEIPNANSYLGDTLILGREEKKEFLALYGADISLDDGEQNVADNFYARLGNRLTVLVHKEADQETLGLIRRIVAAEIPAHIEFRVVPASKPLIIGLYSLLGVDTYTRPTPERRTARLGQSYLGRYDFIRKLPVLDERLEP from the coding sequence ATGATTGATGTCAATCGGCAAAAATTTTGGATGCTGTCCGAACCCAGTCAGTTTGATCTGGGTGATCCGCCGGGGTCCGTGGCGTGGTGCAGCAAAAAAGCCCATCCGGTGCTGCGCATGAAACGCAGTCGAATTCTTGAACATTTGCCCCAAAACAGAACCCAGGCCCGATTACTTTCCAATCAGCTCCCATCCACGGTAGATGCCTACGGCACCTGGGCATATGTGGAAGACGAACAGCCCCATGTGATCCTGGGCGGCGGCGTGTTTCCAGACCCCATAGAGATTGTCACCCTGGCAGAAACCGAGCGCGTGGTGGACATGTCCATGAATCCCGAAGGGGTGCTCTATGTGATCAGCCGGGATGAAACGAATGTATCCACCGTGTATATGATCAATCTTACGGGATCTATACACGATGGGAAAAACGCATTTCTGCAGGACGAGGAGATTGCTGAAGATACCCGTATGGTATCGGTCCGGTTTCCCCTGGGAGACGAACAGCCCGATCGCATCGTGGCTCTGGCATCGGGAGGCGCCCTTTTGCTGGACCGGGAACACCATACATTCTGGCAGATTGTGGGCAAACCCGTGCGGGAACAGCCCTTGGCCCTGTATCCGCCTGAAACGCCCCGGCCCTGTGCCGACGGCCCCCTGCCCCAGGAACTGATTGACCGGCCCGACCTGGTGCTGCCCGAAGGATTTGAAGCGGTGGATATGGCCGCAAGTCCAGAAGGAGGCACCGCAATCCTGCTTTTTCCGCCGGAGGCAGACGCTGACAACCCCGCGGCAGTTGTCCTGATTTCCGGGAAAACCATGGGTGCGCGGCTTTATCTGGAGGGTGTCTCGGCCCCTTTCAGCATCGGCTGGGTCGGAGAAGAGACATGGGCGGTTCTATGTGAAGACCAGAAAGAGGCCTTTGGCTTTACCCTGCCGTTTTTGACCCAAACGCCCGATGAACCGGTCCGGGTGAGCGGATACCGGTATCCCCTGAACTGGGGAAAAAGCAACAGCCTAAAAAACGCCCGGCTCTGTAACGGGTTATCCCAACCGGTGGACTATCCTTCCACGGATAAACAGGGACGTTTTGTGATCCGTCCCCTGTATCCCTTATCTTTTCCATCCTATCCGGCCCGGGTAACGGTATCGGCAACGCATATCATCGACAGCGGCGAACCCCACACGGTGTGGCACAGGCTGTTGCTGGAAGCCCACCTGCCCAAGGGCACAGGGGTAGTTGTCCATGTTGCAGCCAGTGAAAACCGGGAGGATGTAGAAAATGCCCCAGAACAATTTGATCACTATTTCGGGGCGGCCCCGGGCCCCCGGGATGCACCCCGGGGGACATGGATCAGCGAAACATCCGAAGTTCCTTTTTTCCCCGGGCTCCTTGCCGATCCCCCCAAAAACGGCAGAGCCGGTATCTTCGGCGTACTCATCCAGCGATCCGGATATGAAATCAGGTCTTTAAAAGGCCGGTATTTTAAAGTCGCCATGACCTTGACCGGTGGAGGCCAGGCCACCCCGGAAATTGCGGCCCTGCGCATCTATTATCCCCGGTTTTCCTACCTGGACCGATACCTGCCTGAATTGTACAGGCAAACCGATGTCCGGCAAAGGGCCCAGATAAAAGGTGCGGCCAGCGGATCTGATTTTCTCCAGCGGTTTCTCTGCCTGTTTGAAGGGGTGCTCACCGACATGGAAAATAGGGTGGCCGCGGCCCATATGCTGACCAATCCGACGAGTGCCCCGGCCCAGGCCCTGGAATGGCTGGGCCAGTGGGTGGCAGTGTCCGGGGCTGCCATCCTGCCCGAAGAAAGAAAACGGTTGCTCATCGGTGAGGCCACGGCCCTTTACCGCAAGCGCGGCACCCTCAAGGGCCTGGCCCGGATCCTGAAACTTGCCACAGGACTTGAGGGAAATTTTGTGCTGCTGGAGGATTTCCGGCTCAGGCGGACCTTTGCCACCATCCTGGGCCGGGATTTTGACGTTGAAAATGATCCTTTGCTCATGGCGGAGATCCCCAATGCAAATTCCTATCTGGGGGATACCCTGATCCTGGGCCGGGAAGAAAAAAAGGAATTTCTGGCCCTGTACGGCGCGGATATTTCCCTGGACGACGGGGAACAGAATGTGGCGGACAACTTTTATGCCCGCCTGGGCAACCGGTTGACTGTGCTGGTGCACAAAGAGGCCGACCAGGAAACCCTGGGCTTGATCCGCCGTATTGTGGCCGCTGAAATTCCGGCCCACATCGAATTTCGTGTGGTACCGGCCTCCAAACCTCTGATTATCGGCCTATACTCCCTGTTGGGCGTGGACACGTACACCAGGCCGACACCCGAGCGCCGCACAGCCCGTCTTGGCCAAAGCTACCTTGGCCGCTATGATTTTATCCGGAAACTTCCGGTGTTGGACGAACGGCTGGAACCGTAA
- a CDS encoding phage tail protein, giving the protein MSGQAENNRNILDYPLPVFRFEVRFTVSADHPDAGGERLLCGGAFSECSGLEATMEPRSIKAGGNNYGEIQRAGRVSFSTVILKRGVTRNRDLWQWFELVAKGAYAFRLKAEVTLFDFDVNGEKKPVMAWEMINALPTKFKTADFNATYTQAAIEELHFVHEGLIHKGNLESEN; this is encoded by the coding sequence ATGAGCGGCCAGGCAGAAAACAACAGGAATATCCTGGATTATCCGCTGCCGGTATTCCGGTTTGAAGTACGGTTTACCGTGTCTGCTGATCACCCCGATGCCGGTGGCGAGCGCCTGCTGTGCGGCGGGGCGTTTTCCGAATGCAGCGGCCTGGAAGCCACCATGGAACCCAGATCCATCAAAGCAGGCGGAAATAATTATGGTGAAATCCAGCGGGCCGGCCGGGTCAGCTTTTCCACCGTCATCCTCAAACGGGGCGTCACCCGGAACCGGGATCTGTGGCAGTGGTTTGAACTTGTGGCCAAGGGTGCCTACGCCTTTCGCCTGAAGGCTGAAGTCACCTTGTTTGATTTTGATGTCAACGGGGAAAAAAAGCCGGTCATGGCCTGGGAAATGATCAATGCTCTGCCGACCAAATTTAAAACCGCTGACTTTAACGCCACTTATACCCAGGCAGCCATTGAGGAGCTGCATTTTGTACATGAAGGGCTGATCCATAAAGGCAATTTAGAATCAGAAAATTAG
- a CDS encoding DUF4255 domain-containing protein, producing the protein MANFWAIHSVGDSLINFLRNTYPNPLRSDHPCEFRLISSSDLAENQDMGTAVTLYLYRVEIDKHHAPHHQPGNGRHPLPLALYYLMIIWADSALAEHAITAWVMSQLHQHPILDNSMLSDSGNWAPGDQVSVLPVEMKNEDLMRLWDALTPTYRLSLPYMVRVVHIDPDDTETGMPVVARRFSHGEVRDEDETG; encoded by the coding sequence ATGGCAAATTTTTGGGCGATCCATTCGGTTGGAGACTCGTTGATCAATTTTTTGCGAAATACGTATCCCAACCCCCTGCGCAGCGATCACCCCTGTGAATTCAGGCTGATTTCAAGTTCGGATCTGGCTGAAAACCAGGATATGGGGACAGCGGTGACCCTTTACCTCTACCGGGTTGAAATTGACAAACACCATGCCCCACACCACCAACCGGGCAATGGCCGGCATCCCTTACCGCTCGCCCTGTATTACCTGATGATTATCTGGGCCGATTCGGCCCTGGCGGAACACGCAATTACCGCCTGGGTCATGTCACAGCTCCATCAACATCCGATTCTCGACAATTCAATGCTCTCGGATTCGGGTAACTGGGCACCCGGGGATCAGGTGTCGGTTCTCCCCGTTGAAATGAAAAATGAAGACCTGATGCGGCTATGGGATGCATTAACGCCCACCTACAGACTTTCACTGCCATATATGGTTCGTGTGGTCCACATTGATCCGGATGACACCGAAACCGGCATGCCGGTCGTGGCCAGGCGTTTTTCCCACGGAGAGGTCAGGGATGAAGATGAGACAGGTTAA
- a CDS encoding contractile injection system protein, VgrG/Pvc8 family produces MTEETPISQRDIYIARPVIEVDGVVNDMVQNLLISMDLTETDQGMAAMELNFFNSATVEGRGNDLAFEYGDNDSLSLGKAIRVLGGDNNDPVELFRGTVTALEMQIGGGSEPQLMVLAEDHLQTARMTRRTRLFEADSLRSIIESVASDLGVQTDITGMDQQLDAQLQLNESDLAFLRRLIDRHDGELWMAEDVLTVAPRSEIRRSEVSLEMDSQLERIRIMADLAHQVSTVTFTGWDVGAGEQINVESDASVDYGPGRGTTGAQFLSDSLGERSEHLSRAGAGDDIEAQALVNAEFSQRARKFVCAEGLTQGNPAIRVGTHLTLAGVGPRFENTYFVTRVRHHFNLEQGYKTTFHAECAYLGG; encoded by the coding sequence ATGACCGAAGAGACCCCAATATCACAGAGGGATATCTATATTGCCCGGCCGGTGATCGAGGTGGACGGCGTGGTCAATGATATGGTCCAGAACCTTTTGATCAGCATGGATCTGACTGAAACGGACCAGGGCATGGCGGCCATGGAACTCAATTTTTTCAATTCCGCCACCGTGGAAGGCCGGGGCAATGACCTGGCCTTTGAGTACGGTGACAACGATTCATTGTCCCTGGGAAAAGCCATACGGGTGCTGGGGGGGGACAACAATGATCCGGTGGAGTTGTTCAGGGGAACCGTCACGGCCCTGGAAATGCAGATAGGCGGCGGCAGTGAACCGCAATTAATGGTTCTGGCCGAAGATCATCTGCAAACGGCAAGGATGACCCGGCGGACAAGACTCTTCGAGGCCGACTCCTTGCGTTCCATCATTGAGTCTGTGGCATCGGACCTAGGCGTTCAAACAGATATTACCGGCATGGATCAACAACTGGATGCGCAACTCCAGCTCAACGAATCGGACCTGGCGTTCCTAAGGCGGCTCATCGACCGGCATGACGGGGAACTCTGGATGGCAGAAGACGTCCTCACCGTGGCCCCCCGGTCCGAAATCCGGCGCAGTGAAGTGAGCCTGGAGATGGACAGCCAGCTGGAGCGTATCCGGATCATGGCCGACCTGGCCCACCAGGTCAGCACAGTTACCTTTACCGGATGGGATGTAGGCGCCGGTGAACAGATCAACGTGGAAAGCGACGCGTCCGTGGACTACGGTCCAGGCCGGGGAACAACCGGGGCGCAGTTTCTTTCAGACTCGTTGGGTGAACGCAGTGAACATCTCTCCCGGGCCGGGGCTGGGGACGACATTGAGGCCCAGGCCCTGGTGAACGCTGAATTTTCACAGCGGGCCCGAAAATTTGTGTGCGCCGAAGGGTTAACCCAAGGAAACCCGGCCATCCGAGTGGGCACCCATCTGACCCTTGCCGGTGTGGGGCCCCGGTTTGAAAATACCTATTTTGTCACCCGGGTCCGCCACCACTTTAATCTGGAACAGGGATATAAAACCACATTCCACGCCGAATGTGCCTATCTGGGAGGATAA
- a CDS encoding phage tail sheath subtilisin-like domain-containing protein, which yields MPEYLAPGVYVEEVSFRSKSIEGVGTSTCGFVGPTRKGPYNVTPELITSFGEYQRVYGGFTDLDFNGSVFTNHMTHAVRAFFDNGGRRLYISRTCVPMETAGVPVPGFSHRDIGGNVARIQSRYAGSGYDGTAKVYLNAKRVFGAVPLDKAGVGTLLRVASGTAPQAALPGRIDGTVNPPFALTNDDQLGITVNAGPAQNLTFSDAKEPAQVSSTADLAASIDVPADTTFRVQVGPGGTLFDAQITLPAGNDQTPADLAAFLNLEMDYAKAGVDGNRLFIRTDQQGENAEITIEALPLLNLEAGTVNGTGNVDDINAVTVEEINSALTRADIPVRATTIGETGNMRLSTTAVGAGNTLTIADAPARTATGLTGTPAAGSDGVTYTYFLKRNGNVWQDSSNTALGELDENRLYEIVTWTLEIEDEDGNRLIYEDLGFDPKHPNFVANVLPENPATKSEALANPYYFTVSNGTTAFELFTALFGTQNANAIAIGNGNDGLEPTVNTAAESLSDHSVAYAEALEVFEALDDIAMIAAPGHSEMTLYPSIQQALISHAERDRYCIAVLDTPSNQTPQQAREARSRIDSSYAALYYPWVTVANPLWKPGSSQVYKEINVPPSGFVTGIYARTDVNRGVWKAPANEVVRGAIRFEREINHAQQEMLNPEGINCLRFFFGRGNRIWGARTASSDPEWKYVNIRRYFIYLEHSIDRATQWAVFEPNSQRLWTNITDTVSAFLYNEWHSGALLGATPEQAYFVRCDRSTMTQADLDNGRLICEIGVAAVKPAEFVIFRIGQKTADA from the coding sequence ATGCCTGAATATTTAGCACCTGGTGTGTATGTTGAAGAGGTCAGTTTCAGATCCAAATCCATCGAAGGCGTTGGGACAAGCACCTGCGGCTTTGTGGGGCCCACACGCAAAGGCCCCTACAACGTCACGCCGGAACTGATCACAAGTTTCGGGGAATACCAACGGGTGTACGGCGGTTTCACCGACCTGGACTTTAACGGCAGTGTCTTTACCAATCACATGACCCACGCGGTGCGCGCATTTTTTGACAATGGGGGCAGGCGGCTTTACATTTCGCGCACCTGTGTTCCCATGGAGACGGCGGGGGTGCCGGTGCCGGGGTTTTCCCACCGCGATATCGGCGGAAATGTGGCGCGCATCCAGTCCCGTTATGCCGGCAGCGGATACGACGGCACCGCCAAGGTCTATCTGAACGCCAAGCGGGTGTTCGGTGCGGTTCCCCTGGACAAGGCCGGTGTGGGAACCCTGCTCCGGGTGGCCTCGGGCACCGCCCCCCAGGCCGCCCTGCCCGGGCGCATAGACGGCACCGTGAACCCGCCCTTTGCCCTGACCAACGATGATCAGCTGGGCATCACCGTGAACGCTGGTCCTGCTCAAAACCTGACATTCAGCGATGCGAAAGAACCAGCCCAGGTCTCGTCCACGGCAGATCTGGCCGCGAGCATTGATGTGCCGGCCGATACAACCTTCAGGGTTCAGGTGGGTCCAGGCGGTACCCTTTTTGATGCGCAGATCACGCTGCCTGCGGGAAATGATCAAACGCCGGCTGACCTGGCGGCCTTCCTGAATCTTGAGATGGATTACGCCAAGGCCGGGGTGGACGGTAACCGGCTGTTCATCCGCACCGACCAACAAGGAGAAAACGCTGAAATCACCATCGAAGCGCTTCCCCTTCTCAACCTGGAAGCGGGTACGGTCAACGGTACGGGAAATGTGGACGATATCAATGCCGTGACCGTGGAAGAGATCAACAGCGCCCTGACCCGGGCGGACATCCCGGTTCGGGCAACCACCATTGGCGAAACTGGAAACATGCGCCTTTCCACCACGGCTGTGGGTGCAGGCAACACCCTGACCATTGCCGACGCCCCGGCAAGAACAGCCACGGGGCTTACCGGAACACCCGCTGCGGGCAGTGACGGCGTAACCTATACCTATTTTCTTAAGCGAAACGGCAACGTCTGGCAGGACAGCTCAAATACAGCTTTAGGAGAGCTTGACGAAAACAGGCTTTATGAAATAGTCACATGGACCCTTGAAATTGAGGATGAAGACGGGAACCGGTTAATCTATGAAGACCTGGGATTTGACCCAAAGCATCCCAATTTTGTCGCCAACGTACTGCCTGAAAACCCGGCCACCAAATCCGAAGCCCTGGCCAATCCCTATTATTTTACGGTCTCCAACGGCACAACCGCCTTTGAACTTTTTACGGCCCTGTTCGGCACCCAGAATGCCAATGCCATCGCCATCGGAAACGGGAACGATGGACTTGAACCCACCGTGAACACGGCCGCCGAAAGTCTGTCCGATCACAGCGTGGCCTATGCCGAAGCCCTGGAAGTATTTGAGGCCCTGGACGACATCGCCATGATCGCGGCTCCAGGCCATTCGGAAATGACCCTTTATCCCTCCATCCAACAGGCCTTGATTTCCCACGCCGAACGGGACAGGTACTGCATTGCGGTACTGGATACCCCGTCAAATCAAACACCCCAGCAGGCCCGTGAAGCCCGGAGCCGTATCGACAGTTCCTATGCAGCCCTGTACTACCCCTGGGTCACGGTGGCCAACCCGTTGTGGAAACCTGGCAGCAGCCAGGTCTACAAAGAGATCAACGTCCCGCCCTCGGGATTTGTCACCGGCATTTACGCCCGGACCGATGTGAACCGCGGCGTATGGAAAGCCCCGGCCAATGAAGTGGTCCGGGGGGCTATCCGGTTTGAACGGGAGATCAACCATGCCCAGCAGGAGATGCTCAACCCCGAAGGCATCAACTGCCTGCGCTTCTTTTTCGGGCGGGGCAACAGAATCTGGGGCGCCCGGACCGCCTCTTCTGACCCGGAATGGAAATATGTCAACATCCGCCGGTATTTCATCTACCTGGAACACTCCATTGACCGCGCCACCCAGTGGGCCGTGTTTGAGCCGAACAGTCAGCGCCTGTGGACCAACATCACCGACACGGTATCCGCCTTTTTGTATAATGAATGGCACAGCGGCGCCCTGCTTGGGGCCACGCCTGAACAGGCCTACTTTGTCCGGTGCGACCGATCGACCATGACCCAGGCGGATCTGGACAACGGACGTCTGATTTGTGAAATCGGTGTCGCGGCTGTGAAACCGGCGGAATTCGTTATTTTCAGAATCGGTCAAAAAACTGCAGATGCGTAA